One window from the genome of Magnolia sinica isolate HGM2019 chromosome 4, MsV1, whole genome shotgun sequence encodes:
- the LOC131243927 gene encoding LIM domain-containing protein WLIM2b-like isoform X1, with the protein MAFSGTQQKCKACDKTVYVVDQLSADGVAYHKACFKCNHCKGTLKLSNYSSLEGVLYCKPHFEQLFKETGSFNKSFQSPAAKSAEKLTPELTRSPSKAAGMFSGTQEKCATCGKTAYPLEKVTVEGQAYHKSCFKCSHGGCPISPSNYAALEGILYCKHHFSQLFKEKGSYNHLIKCATIKRTSAATITDLSSS; encoded by the exons ATGGCTTTCAGCGGGACGCAGCAGAAGTGTAAGGCTTGCGATAAGACTGTCTATGTTGTTGATCAGTTGTCTGCCGATGGAGTTGCTTACCATAAAGCTtgttttaaatgcaatcactgCAAAGGAACGCTTAAG TTGAGCAATTACTCTTCGCTGGAAGGTGTTCTGTACTGCAAGCCTCATTTTGAACAGCTTTTCAAGGAAACTGGCAGTTTCAACAAGAGCTTCCAGTCAC CAGCTGCAAAGTCGGCAGAGAAGTTGACCCCGGAACTG ACAAGATCACCTAGCAAAGCTGCTGGCATGTTTTCTGGGACACAAGAAAAATGTGCTACTTGTGGTAAAACAGCATATCCACTGGAAAAG GTAACGGTGGAGGGCCAGGCCTATCACAAGTCATGCTTCAAATGCTCCCATGGCGGTTGTCCCATTTCCCCATCCAACTATGCGGCCCTAGAAGGCATCTTATACTGTAAGCACCATTTCTCCCAGCTTTTCAAGGAGAAAGGGAGCTACAACCATCTTATCAAGTGTGCTACCATCAAGCGCACGTCAGCTGCAACTATTACTGATCTCTCATCATCTTAA
- the LOC131243927 gene encoding LIM domain-containing protein WLIM2b-like isoform X2, giving the protein MAFSGTQQKCKACDKTVYVVDQLSADGVAYHKACFKCNHCKGTLKLSNYSSLEGVLYCKPHFEQLFKETGSFNKSFQSPAKSAEKLTPELTRSPSKAAGMFSGTQEKCATCGKTAYPLEKVTVEGQAYHKSCFKCSHGGCPISPSNYAALEGILYCKHHFSQLFKEKGSYNHLIKCATIKRTSAATITDLSSS; this is encoded by the exons ATGGCTTTCAGCGGGACGCAGCAGAAGTGTAAGGCTTGCGATAAGACTGTCTATGTTGTTGATCAGTTGTCTGCCGATGGAGTTGCTTACCATAAAGCTtgttttaaatgcaatcactgCAAAGGAACGCTTAAG TTGAGCAATTACTCTTCGCTGGAAGGTGTTCTGTACTGCAAGCCTCATTTTGAACAGCTTTTCAAGGAAACTGGCAGTTTCAACAAGAGCTTCCAGTCAC CTGCAAAGTCGGCAGAGAAGTTGACCCCGGAACTG ACAAGATCACCTAGCAAAGCTGCTGGCATGTTTTCTGGGACACAAGAAAAATGTGCTACTTGTGGTAAAACAGCATATCCACTGGAAAAG GTAACGGTGGAGGGCCAGGCCTATCACAAGTCATGCTTCAAATGCTCCCATGGCGGTTGTCCCATTTCCCCATCCAACTATGCGGCCCTAGAAGGCATCTTATACTGTAAGCACCATTTCTCCCAGCTTTTCAAGGAGAAAGGGAGCTACAACCATCTTATCAAGTGTGCTACCATCAAGCGCACGTCAGCTGCAACTATTACTGATCTCTCATCATCTTAA
- the LOC131243926 gene encoding proliferating cell nuclear antigen-like — translation MLELRLVQGSLLKKVLEAIKDLVTDANFDCSATGFSLQAMDSSHVALVALLLRSEGFEHYRCDRNLSMGMNLSNMSKMLKCAGNDDIITIKADDGSDTVTFMFESPSQDKIADFEMKLMDIDSEHLGIPEAEYHAIVKMPSAEFSRICKDLSSIGDTVVISVTKEGVKFSTRGDIGTANIVCRQNTSVDKPEEATIIEMNEPVSLTFALRYMNSFAKATPLSNAVTISLSSELPVVVEYKIAEMGYIRFYLAPKIEDEDEETQTKPPPEKKPKVETKTDD, via the exons ATGTTGGAGCTGAGGCTAGTTCAAGGGAGCCTCTTGAAGAAGGTTCTTGAAGCTATCAAGGACCTCGTCACCGATGCCAACTTCGATTGCTCGGCCACCGGATTCTCGCTCCAGGCCATGGATTCCAGCCACGTGGCGCTCGTGGCCCTCCTCCTGCGATCGGAGGGCTTCGAGCACTACCGCTGCGATCGCAACCTGTCCATGGGCATGAATCTCAGCAACATGTCCAAGATGCTAAAATGTGCCGGGAATGATGATATCATCACCATCAAGGCCGATGACGGAAGCGATACCGTCACTTTCATGTTCGAAAGTCCCA GTCAAGATAAGATTGCTGATTTTGAGATGAAGCTAATGGACATTGATAGCGAGCATCTTGGAATTCCAGAAGCAGAGTATCATGCCATTGTAAAGATGCCATCAGCCGAGTTCTCAAGGATTTGCAAGGACCTCAGCAGCATTGGAGATActg TTGTAATTTCAGTGACAAAGGAAGGAGTGAAGTTCTCTACCAGGGGTGATATTGGAACTGCAAATATTGTTTGCCGGCAAAATACATCTGTAGACAAG CCAGAGGAAGCGACGATCATAGAGATGAATGAGCCTGTGTCATTGACCTTTGCTCTGAGGTACATGAATTCTTTTGCCAAGGCTACTCCATTGTCGAATGCGGTGACCATAAGCCTATCCTCGGAACTGCCTGTTGTTGTGGAATACAAGATTGCAGAGATGGGTTATATCCGGTTTTATCTTGCCCCCAAGattgaagatgaggatgaggagacCCAGACGAAGCCTCCGCCAGAGAAGAAGCCCAAGGTAGAAACAAAGACTGATGACTAG
- the LOC131244649 gene encoding glucan endo-1,3-beta-glucosidase 11-like, with protein MHLYSKKLILSLLLFSSLLIPIASSNPSIGINYSQHPASDLRHPDRNVSTVRSLGVSHVRVLDPDPDIVHPFSNSGISILSIPNTFIHAIAANRTEAIKWLYSHVVPFYPRAHITAISVGNDVLTSFPELSTSLLSAIWNVYLALQELGIRNISVSTAHSFDVITSPFPPSAAEFQEPITGSIMKPLLNFLSTTNSPFLINAYPYDLYRKYPDILIGR; from the exons ATGCATCTCTACTCCAAGAAGCttatcctctctctcctcctcttctcttctctcctcatcCCCATCGcttcatccaatccgtccatcggcATCAACTACTCACAACACCCCGCCTCCGATCTCCGCCACCCTGATCGCAACGTCTCCACCGTCCGATCTCTCGGCGTATCCCACGTCCGAGTCCTTGATCCCGATCCTGACAtcgtccatcccttctctaaCTCAGGTATCTCCATCCTCTCCATCCCCAACACTTTCATCCATGCGATTGCGGCCAACCGAACCGAAGCCATCAAATGGCTCTACAGCCATGTGGTCCCCTTCTACCCACGGGCCCACATCACCGCCATCTCCGTCGGCAATGATGTCCTCACCTCCTTCCCTGAGCTCTCCACCTCTCTGCTGTCCGCCATCTGGAATGTCTATCTTGCCCTCCAGGAGCTTGGAATCCGCAATATCTCGGTCTCCACTGCCCATTCCTTTGACGTAATCACAAGCCCATTCCCACCCTCGGCTGCTGAATTCCAAGAACCCATTACGGGATCGATCATGAAGCCGCTCCTCAATTTCCTCTCTACCACCAACTCGCCGTTCTTGATCAACGCCTACCCATACGATCTGTACAGAAAATACCCAGATATCCTAATCGG GCGGTGA